In Tautonia rosea, one DNA window encodes the following:
- a CDS encoding LamG-like jellyroll fold domain-containing protein, which yields MSFTDPDALPERLLWLRADRGVFGHGVAHWNGTSHTQLVGPGKSGLETGNIDFAFACWVRVNKRPSEVGFSKPSTHIASKWGTGTEWLLCLNSPTGADQFCFTARGASVANSPRSAIPGGIELGRWYFVVAWHDATTNPSARTLNLSVDGVTVASTSYSGSPLDSWASFTLGATNNTVGYPPISLCRAAFFKNSLGGIGTRINPMIASLYNGGAGADLEQLRSEDLRDWGTIAYWPLDEIGGTRRNIYTSTTGRNLSDPSGIGSLGGPLGGRAAHDSLVTGWTDQVNGRSFSSAGCPWRGDSARMFSNARDRRFEHTEVLLSGRSEWTATLTGATRSGLGFGLYGESEAIGEDDSLELRVDHDSVPELAIKSAGNPEVIVRASDAITGRRSITIAATEAIPLESDSVPRLKCKVTVGPGHPFATTDVVRVTGLGPPFDGQHWVTHATESEVHYIVDNPAAPPTTAGARRFSGGSPTTNPAPEGVVSTTLDHRFAADWSGTAWTVAGWVRKTSEVVDSLTGGSGLFAAKDCSDLRVLSTHPQILHAGDGSPGSYQLALPGGPSATFGEAPLESWVHLAAVRSGNVITLYRNGISVGSLDVSSDPELGSTFSGLSFGSNAALSAGLPCLLDNWGIWLGQALSSAEVETLHGNGTGVSFAGLPESLRSGVTAWYDFDEVSGTAVDASGNHPLKERGVVSSGEGLGGGIPFVSAVSAGHVFGTGCTQIADEFTTDAGVALEYRRWVLTVRRSGSDVSFFRNGELIGSGTIPLELLGPSSGVSRVLGISNRLGAPHGSIEHVHLTGSALDDPTIFGLTAQFSVRPSQTRGVGPLGVQFDATLFPHVDRMAAQDYDYLWRFVRSDTQELHDPFLSPASGQAYARATGFFVSQVFEHEGEYDAHLVVLTPRYNRQGTAQPQTCLFAGKVVTITVEPWPASRTIYYVSSTHPNRNDNGPGTSPDAPLESVTEAIKRFNCPYTQILLRRGDSFPFRNMLDLNYRRGPVMLGAYGDSAAAKPILLAPANPEGNLGHVSLEGNFDLRISGIASRELTTRSKTAYRFWGSNRALLFHDLDLREGGMCFHVTNGDRGVIVDRSYLGSASDYTLYSEGGFEISLTRCAMESFPVQHFVRLNQSQRSQVSHCYRQESPYPMPKTWFSPRHQTRYFVVTDSSGDNLQTVISSVNQTETGPQWGLIERNHLRFIDLHSSSSTTVRGNVMVNLNQPDHINKHIYWRDEGAARSKRAEDGRGYGNQMLPNMTVRHWLADRTLLVNESNFHFDPGVALVPPTILPVAEIPGGAILTTSGYGSGGPEPWSLRWMRRPAGGDDPFEPLVGHKSASIVDLSPSPGTYEYRMDLVTVSGLEAIGSDVVTIEIPDTQSGYRFDVPTPVECFAGESSTSFSVSLQGDPPVSPVTITPSSNGPGHFDPASVVLSAETPSAQFQFFPDPAPEGVGTWLISTTNDGGLIDPAPEPFTVLERLTDPNEPTDPPTDPNEPTDPNEPTDPPTDPNEPTDPNDSPTPPQPRPFRLRMLPDVTPPVGNSGRGLSGFPLRTTTTPSEETPPQSVPGHQPLSPPTGNRESIRPNREDPAPKSRPLIPWFRKRRG from the coding sequence ATGTCTTTTACCGATCCGGACGCCCTTCCCGAGCGTTTGCTCTGGCTTCGTGCCGATCGCGGTGTTTTCGGACACGGCGTTGCGCACTGGAATGGTACGTCTCACACCCAGCTTGTTGGTCCTGGCAAGAGCGGCCTGGAAACCGGCAATATCGATTTTGCGTTTGCCTGCTGGGTCCGTGTCAACAAACGACCTTCGGAGGTTGGGTTCTCGAAACCCAGCACCCATATTGCCAGCAAGTGGGGAACCGGCACGGAATGGTTGCTGTGTCTGAACTCCCCGACCGGTGCGGACCAGTTCTGCTTCACGGCCCGTGGGGCAAGTGTCGCTAATTCGCCTCGGTCCGCCATTCCTGGCGGTATTGAGTTGGGGCGTTGGTACTTCGTGGTTGCCTGGCACGACGCGACGACCAATCCTTCGGCTCGGACCCTGAATCTCAGCGTGGACGGCGTGACCGTTGCCTCGACCAGTTACAGCGGTTCTCCGCTGGACAGTTGGGCGTCTTTCACGTTGGGAGCTACCAACAACACCGTTGGTTATCCACCCATCAGTCTCTGTCGAGCGGCGTTCTTCAAAAACTCGCTGGGCGGAATCGGAACGCGTATCAACCCAATGATTGCATCGCTCTACAACGGGGGAGCGGGGGCCGATCTGGAACAGTTGCGGTCGGAAGACCTGCGCGATTGGGGAACAATCGCCTACTGGCCACTCGATGAGATTGGGGGTACTCGTCGAAACATTTACACGTCAACGACTGGAAGGAATCTTTCGGATCCGTCGGGGATTGGAAGTCTCGGAGGTCCGCTCGGTGGTCGAGCAGCACACGACAGCCTGGTGACTGGTTGGACGGATCAGGTCAACGGGCGGAGCTTTTCCTCAGCTGGATGCCCGTGGCGAGGAGACTCGGCCCGGATGTTCTCGAACGCTCGAGATCGTCGGTTCGAGCACACCGAGGTGTTGCTCTCGGGTCGATCGGAGTGGACGGCTACCCTGACGGGGGCAACGCGATCGGGACTCGGCTTTGGCCTTTATGGGGAGTCAGAGGCGATCGGGGAGGACGATTCCCTGGAACTTCGGGTCGATCATGACAGCGTCCCGGAGCTGGCGATCAAATCGGCCGGCAACCCCGAAGTAATAGTCCGTGCCTCGGATGCCATTACCGGCCGACGGTCGATCACGATCGCGGCGACCGAGGCAATTCCTCTGGAGAGTGACTCTGTACCTCGCCTGAAATGCAAGGTAACGGTCGGCCCTGGGCATCCGTTTGCCACCACGGATGTGGTCCGGGTGACGGGTTTGGGACCGCCCTTTGACGGCCAACACTGGGTGACCCATGCGACCGAGAGCGAGGTCCACTACATCGTCGACAACCCGGCAGCCCCACCGACAACGGCGGGAGCCCGACGGTTTTCCGGCGGGTCTCCAACCACGAACCCTGCTCCGGAAGGGGTCGTGTCGACAACGTTGGACCACCGATTCGCTGCGGATTGGTCGGGGACAGCGTGGACTGTGGCGGGCTGGGTCCGCAAGACGAGCGAGGTTGTTGATAGCCTGACCGGCGGAAGCGGTCTCTTCGCTGCGAAGGACTGTTCGGATCTTCGAGTCCTGAGCACTCATCCCCAGATTCTGCACGCGGGAGACGGTTCACCAGGTTCGTATCAACTGGCCCTTCCGGGAGGTCCGTCGGCGACGTTCGGAGAAGCCCCACTGGAAAGCTGGGTTCATTTGGCGGCCGTTCGGTCTGGAAATGTGATCACGCTCTATCGTAACGGGATCTCAGTGGGATCGCTCGATGTCTCGTCTGATCCTGAGCTTGGCTCGACCTTCTCGGGTCTGAGTTTTGGCAGCAATGCCGCGCTGAGCGCGGGCTTGCCTTGCTTGCTGGACAACTGGGGGATCTGGTTAGGCCAGGCCCTGTCCTCGGCCGAGGTCGAGACGCTTCACGGAAACGGGACGGGAGTGTCGTTTGCGGGGCTTCCAGAAAGCCTGAGATCCGGTGTGACAGCCTGGTATGACTTCGACGAGGTGTCCGGAACGGCGGTGGATGCTTCGGGCAACCATCCTCTGAAGGAACGAGGTGTGGTGTCGTCGGGGGAAGGTCTCGGCGGAGGAATTCCGTTTGTTTCGGCCGTCTCGGCGGGTCACGTTTTCGGGACCGGATGCACTCAGATCGCCGACGAGTTCACAACCGACGCGGGGGTTGCGCTGGAGTACCGACGCTGGGTGCTCACCGTTCGCCGATCCGGTTCGGATGTCTCGTTTTTCCGCAATGGAGAGTTGATCGGTTCGGGAACCATTCCCCTTGAGTTGCTGGGACCATCCTCAGGGGTGTCGCGAGTGCTCGGGATCTCGAACCGGCTTGGTGCGCCTCATGGGTCGATCGAGCACGTGCATTTGACCGGCAGTGCGCTGGACGACCCAACCATCTTCGGGCTGACGGCTCAGTTCTCGGTGCGACCAAGCCAGACGCGTGGGGTTGGCCCGCTGGGTGTTCAGTTCGATGCCACCCTCTTTCCCCACGTCGATCGCATGGCTGCTCAGGATTACGATTATCTCTGGAGATTCGTGCGTTCAGACACTCAGGAACTTCATGACCCGTTCCTCTCTCCCGCCAGCGGTCAAGCGTATGCACGAGCAACGGGATTTTTTGTTTCTCAGGTCTTCGAGCATGAAGGGGAGTATGATGCCCATCTGGTCGTACTAACCCCGCGCTACAATCGGCAAGGAACAGCGCAACCGCAAACGTGCCTGTTTGCCGGAAAAGTGGTCACGATTACAGTCGAACCCTGGCCGGCAAGCAGAACGATCTATTACGTTTCATCAACGCATCCGAATCGCAACGACAACGGGCCGGGAACGTCTCCAGACGCTCCATTAGAAAGCGTCACGGAGGCAATTAAACGATTTAATTGCCCATACACACAGATTCTTTTGCGACGTGGAGATAGTTTCCCGTTTCGCAACATGCTCGACCTGAATTACCGAAGAGGTCCAGTGATGCTCGGCGCTTACGGTGATTCGGCCGCAGCGAAACCGATTTTGCTGGCCCCTGCGAATCCCGAAGGCAACCTCGGCCACGTCAGTCTTGAAGGGAACTTCGACCTTCGGATTTCGGGGATTGCGTCTCGCGAACTGACAACCCGGTCGAAAACGGCATATCGATTCTGGGGAAGTAACCGCGCTCTCCTTTTTCATGACCTCGATCTTCGAGAAGGAGGCATGTGCTTTCATGTCACGAATGGCGATCGCGGTGTGATTGTGGACCGGTCTTATCTCGGGTCTGCATCGGATTACACCCTTTACAGCGAAGGAGGGTTCGAGATCAGCCTGACCCGCTGCGCAATGGAATCATTTCCGGTTCAGCACTTTGTGCGACTCAATCAATCGCAACGTTCTCAGGTTTCGCACTGCTATCGCCAGGAAAGTCCTTACCCAATGCCGAAAACCTGGTTCTCTCCGCGGCACCAGACTCGTTATTTCGTGGTAACCGACTCCTCAGGCGACAATTTGCAAACGGTGATCAGCAGCGTCAATCAGACTGAAACCGGCCCCCAGTGGGGGCTTATCGAACGGAATCACCTTCGCTTTATCGATCTGCACAGCAGCAGCTCGACCACGGTTCGCGGTAACGTGATGGTCAATTTGAACCAGCCGGACCACATCAACAAGCACATCTACTGGCGTGATGAAGGGGCAGCACGCAGCAAACGCGCCGAGGATGGGCGCGGGTACGGCAATCAAATGCTTCCTAATATGACGGTGCGTCACTGGCTCGCAGATCGGACTCTTCTTGTGAATGAGTCGAACTTTCATTTTGACCCAGGAGTCGCATTGGTACCCCCAACCATTCTCCCGGTTGCGGAGATTCCGGGCGGGGCAATTCTGACCACTTCGGGTTATGGTTCGGGAGGACCGGAGCCCTGGTCGCTTCGCTGGATGCGGCGTCCTGCGGGTGGAGACGATCCGTTTGAGCCGCTGGTCGGTCACAAGAGCGCGAGTATCGTCGATCTCAGTCCCTCGCCCGGGACCTACGAGTATCGGATGGATCTGGTCACGGTTTCGGGTCTTGAGGCCATCGGATCGGACGTGGTGACCATCGAGATTCCGGACACTCAATCCGGTTATCGGTTCGATGTTCCGACTCCGGTCGAATGTTTCGCGGGCGAGTCCTCAACCTCGTTTAGTGTCTCGCTTCAGGGAGATCCTCCGGTCAGTCCGGTCACAATCACTCCCAGTAGCAATGGACCGGGACACTTTGATCCCGCGTCCGTTGTTCTCTCAGCTGAAACGCCTTCGGCTCAGTTTCAGTTCTTCCCGGATCCGGCACCGGAAGGTGTTGGGACGTGGTTGATCTCGACAACCAATGATGGCGGCCTGATTGATCCTGCTCCCGAACCATTCACCGTCTTGGAGCGTCTCACCGATCCGAATGAACCCACCGATCCGCCGACCGATCCGAACGAACCCACCGATCCGAACGAACCCACCGATCCGCCGACCGATCCGAACGAACCCACCGATCCGAACGATTCCCCGACGCCGCCCCAGCCAAGACCCTTTCGCCTCCGAATGCTCCCCGACGTGACTCCTCCAGTCGGGAACAGTGGTCGGGGCCTGTCGGGTTTTCCCTTGAGGACAACGACAACCCCTTCAGAAGAAACTCCTCCTCAGAGTGTTCCGGGTCACCAACCCCTTTCGCCACCAACCGGAAACCGTGAATCGATTCGGCCAAACCGGGAAGATCCTGCTCCAAAGAGCCGACCTCTGATCCCATGGTTCCGCAAGCGTAGAGGGTAA